The Bubalus kerabau isolate K-KA32 ecotype Philippines breed swamp buffalo chromosome 16, PCC_UOA_SB_1v2, whole genome shotgun sequence genome includes a region encoding these proteins:
- the MLEC gene encoding malectin isoform X2 codes for MKLPILRSNPEDQILYQTERYNEETFGYEVPIKEEGDYVLVLKFAEVYFAQSQQKVFDVRLNGHVVVKDLDIFDRVGHSTAHDEIIPMSIRKGKLSVQGEVSTFTGKLYIEFVKGYYDNPKVCALYIMAGTVDDVPKLQPHPGLEKKEEEEEEEEYDEGSNLKRQTNKNRVQSGPRTPNPYASDNSSLMFPILVAFGVFIPTLFCLCRL; via the exons ATGAAGCTGCCAATCCTGCGTTCCAACCCGGAGGACCAGATCCTGTATCAGACAGAGCGGTACAACGAGGAGACCTTTGGCTACGAAGTGCCCATCAAGGAGGAGGGGGACTACGTGCTGGTGCTGAAGTTTGCCGAGGTCTACTTCGCGCAGTCCCAGCAGAAG GTGTTTGACGTGCGGTTGAACGGCCACGTGGTGGTGAAGGACCTGGATATCTTTGATCGTGTAGGGCACAGTACTGCCCATGATGAGATCATCCCGATGAGCATCCGGAAGGGGAAGCTGAGCGTCCAGGGCGAGGTGTCCACCTTCACAGGCAAACTCTACATCGAGTTTGTCAAG GGATACTATGACAACCCCAAAGTCTGTGCACTCTACATCATGGCTGGGACAGTGGATG ATGTGCCAAAGCTGCAGCCTcatccaggactggaaaagaaagaagaagaggaggaggaagaagaatacGATGAAGGGTCTAATCTCAAGAGACAGACCAATAAGAACCGAGTGCAGTCGGGCCCCCGCACGCCCAACCCCTACGCCTCGGACAACAGCAGCCTCATGTTTCCCATCCTGGTGGCCTTCGGAGTCTTCATTCCAACCCTCTTCTGCCTCTGCCGGTTGTGA